A window of Myxococcus fulvus genomic DNA:
TGGAGGGGGTGTGCGGCTGGGACGAGGACGCCACGCGCCGCACGGTGAAGCTCCAGGGGCCCGGCGTGGGCGCGCGGGTGATGGCGGAGATTCCCAAGAAGGAGAAGCACCCGTTCCTCAAGGCCTGGGGGAGCACGCCCTCGCCGTGGACGCTCACGGTGGGCATCTCCCGCTTCGTCGCCGACGAGGGGCGGGTGGCGGGGCTCAACACCTTCGTCTTCCAATTCGACGGCGCGGCGTACGAGGACGAGGCGGGCTCCGCGCTCCTGCTCGCCGCCTTCCACGCGGCCCACTCGCCCGACACCACGGAGTTCGCCGCCATCCATCCCCTGGCGCGCTACGAGGCACTGGAGACCGGCGAGTACGACTCCGCGGTGACGCTGCGGCCCATGTTCGCGGGCGTCTTCTGGGCGAGCTTCCTGGGCAAGGGGCACGTGGAGCAGTTCGACCGCGCGGTGCTCGCGCGCCTGCCGCCGGAGCGGGTGGAGTGGGTGGACGGCGGCAAGGGCCTCTTCGTCGTCACCACGCCGCGGCTCGGAGAGGCCACCACTCCGGCGGTGGAGGCGGAGATGCTGCGCCTCACCGAGGTGTTCCGCGAGGCCCGGCGGCGCTGAGCCACCGGGCGCCCGCGAGGCCCCGTCATGTCGGCTGACGGGGCCGTCCGGAGTTCACCTCAGGGGTAGATGATGGCCTCGATGAGGGCCGGGTGGTCCGCGCCGCACAGCGAGTCCGCGTCGGCGCCCAGGAACACGCCGCGCAGCACGTGGTCCGCCTGGCCCTGGCGCTTCACCGTGAGCGAGTAGGGCACGGGCGTGTCGTCGGTGGGCGACGCCTCGAAGCTCGTGCTCTTCAGGCAGATGAAGTAGGTGCCGCTCGGAGGCGTGCCCTCCGGGCCGGACGGGGCCAGCGCGCCCGCCTTGGCGGGCCCGTACGCGAGCAGCTCGCCGTTGGGCGTGCGGACGATGAGGTCCTGGTCCTGCTCCCGCTCCCAGCTCGCGGTGACACCCAGGGGGGCGCCCAGGGGCGCGCGGGCCCCGCAGACGCCGTTGGTGCACGTCTTCCCCGCGCCGCACGTGTTGCCGCAGCAGCCGCAGTTCGCGGGGTCGGTGTTGGCGTTCACGCACGCCGCGCCGCACTTCACCTGCGGCGGCGGGCAGCTGCCCGGGATGCAGTCGAAGCCGCCCGGCTGGTTCACGCACCGCTGCCCGGGGGTGCACGTGTGCGTGCCCGCGGTGCACTCGTTGATGTCGTTGCAGGTGCGGCCGTTGCCGGAGTAGCCCGCCTTGCAGGTGCAGTTGTAGCTGCCCTGGGTGTTGGAGCAGGTGGCGTTGACGGAGCACTGCGAGGTGCCGTTGGTGCACTCGTTGACGTCGTTGCAGGTGCGGCCGTCGCCGGAGTAGCCCGTCTTGCACGCGCAGGTGTAGCTGCCCTGGGTGTTGGAGCAGGTGGCGTTGACGGAGCACTGCGAGGTGCCGTTGGTGCACTCGTTGACGTCGTTGCAGGTGCGGCCGTCGCCGGAGTAGCCCGCCTTGCAGGAGCATCTGTAGCTGCCCTGGGTGTTGGAGCAGGTGGCGTTGACGGAGCACTGGGCGGTGCCGTTGGTGCACTCGTTGATGTCGTAGCAGGTGCGGCCGTTGCCGGAGTAGCCCGCCTTGCACGCGCAGGTGTAGCTGCCGGGCGTGTTGGTGCAGGTGGCGTTGGTGGAGCACTGCGAGGTGCCGTTGGTGCACTCGTTGATGTCGTTGCAGGTGCGGCCGTTGCCGGAGTAGCCCGCCTTGCACGTGCAGGTGTAGCTGCCGGGCGTGTTGGTGCAGGTGGCGTTGACGGAGCACTGCGCGGTGCCGTTGGTGCACTCGTTGACGTCGGTGCAGACGCTGGGGGTGCCCTGGCAGGTGTAGCCGGGCTCCACCTGGCAGATGGTGCTACAGCCGTCGTTCGCCGTGCGGTTGCCGTCGTCACATGACTCGCCGGTGCTCACGCGGCCATCACCGCACAGGGGGCCGGTCGTCTCGACGGCGTCGATGAGGTAGAGGCCCGCGAGGGCGCGGTTGAGGCGCACGTAGCGGTACGGGGTGGCGTTGGAGTAGGGGACGTCCACGGAGAAGCGGCCCACGCCCAGTTGGATGAGGTTCGCCTGACCGGTGGCGATGACGGTGCGGTCGGCGCTCAGGAAGTCCACCGTGAACAGCACGGTCAGCGTCAGGCCGCCGTAGTGGATGCGCAGGGGCCCGCGGCCCTCCTCACCCTGGCCCATGTCCAGGAGCAGCGAGCCGCCGAGGATGGAGAGGACGGTGGCGCGCTGGCCGTCGGGGGCGCCCACGGCGTTGTTGGGGTTGAGGACGACGTTGAGGCCGCTGGGCGTGGCCGCGTCCGCGTACGGGTCCACCACCGCCAGCTCCGCGCTCTCTTCGGACTGGGTGTCCTCGAGCGGGCTCTCGGACTCCCCCTCCAGCGTCTCTTCTTCCTGGGGATTCGCACCACAAGCACCGAGGACGGTGCACAGCAACACCGCGCCCAGCATGCGCCACATCGTGGCCCTTCGACTGAAATCCATGTCTCGCTCCATTCCAATCGCTCAACGACGGGCTTCCCGGGGGATGTCCCCTGGGCGGAAGCCGCCGGAGCGCATGGAAGGCACGATGTGGGCTTCGTGCCTGGAGCAAGGGGGGCTCGTCGCCCCCGACCCGTGTGCCAAGCGACAGGCGTGTCGTTGAGTATCGCGGTGTCGCGTGGAGGCGGACATCGGGGAGGCCCGGCGAGGCAGCGTGGAGTGCTTGCCCGTGCGGGCCTCCCGGCGGGCTTCAGCGCTTGCGGCGCCACGCCTTGAGCTCGGCCTTCTTCTCCGCGCCCAGCGCGTCCAGCCGCGCCTGCCAGCGCTCGCGGTGCGGCCTGAGCGCGGCCACCACGGCGCGGGCCACGACGAGGTTGCGGTACCACTTGGCGTCGGAGGGGACGATGCACCAGGGCGCCTGCTTCGTGGAGGTGCGCGCGAAGACGTCCTGGTAGGCCCGGGTGTAGTCCGCCCAGTGCTTGCGGTCCTCCCAGTCCCCGGCGCTGATCTTCCACGCCTTGCGCGGCTCCTTCTCCCGGTCCATCAGGCGCTGCTCCTGCTCCTCGCGGCTGATGTGGAGGAAGAACTTCAGAACGAGGGTGCCGTGCTCGACGAGCATCTCCTCGAAGTCCAGGATGTGGCCGTAGCGCTCCTTCCAGAGGGACGGGGGCGCCAGCTCGTGCACGCGCACGGCGAGCACGTCCTCGTAGTGGGAGCGGTTGAAGATGGCGGTCTCGCCCAGGCGCGGGGTGTGGCGGTGGATGCGCCAGAGGAAGTCGTGCTCGCGCTCCTCCAGCGTGGGGGCCGCGAACGACGCGACGGAGACGCCCCGGGGGTTGAGGCTGCCCACCACGTGCTTGATGGTGCCGTCCTTGCCCGCGGTGTCGCGGCCCTGCAGGACGATGAGCACCGAGTTGAGCCGCGAGCCCCACATCAGGTCCTGGAGGTCGAACAGCTCCTCGCCCAGGGCCTCGAACTCCGCCTTCGCGTCGGTCTTCTGTTCGTGCTTCGGAGGCGTGGTGGGGAGCTTCTCCAACCGCACCTTCGCTCCCTGACTCGCGCTGGTGATGAGCTGCATGACGTCCTTTCGATGAGGCGTCGGTCCGGAACGCAGCGTGCCACCCGAGGCGTCCGGGGCTGAAGCAATCGTGCGGGCGCCGTGATGACTTCGTGAAGATGTGAGCACAGTCGGGCACGTACCTTGGCCGCATGCTCCTTCTTGGACTGGGTTGGGCCGTCAGTCAGCTGCTGCACGCCTCCACCGAGGCTCCCATCACCGACGTCACCGTCTACAGCGACAGGGCGCGGGTGGTGCGGACCGTCTCCCTCCAGGTCTCCGGCACCGAGCGGCTGGAGCTGCCCCTGTTGCCGGAGGCGGTGGACCCGGACTCCATCCAGGTGGAGGCGGAAGGGGCCCGCGTCGCCTCCGTGGAGGTGCGCGCGGCCCAGCCGTCGCCGTTCCCCGTCACGGAGGCCACCCGGTTGCTTTCGACGTTGGACCGGCTGGGGGACGAGCTCTCCCGCGTCAGCGCGGAGCACGTGGCGCACCAGCGCCAGGTCGCCGCGCTCGGCCGCATCCAGCCGAAGGAGCCGGGCGAGGACTCCGACGGCGCGAACGGAGCGCTGGCGCCCGGGGGGTGGAGCGCGTCCGCCGCGTTCCTCGTCGACTTGAGGACGAAGCGCGAGGCGCGGATGCGGGAGCTGGAGGCGCGCATGCAGGTCTTGCGCAACGAGCTCGACGACCGTCAGGTGGACGCGGGCCGCCTGGGGGCACTGCCCTCGCCGCGGGGCTTCGAGGTGCGGGTGGCCCTCACGGGCTCGGGCGCCGCGAAGGTGCGCTTGTCCTATCTGGTGCTCCAGCAGGCGCGCTGGTACCCGCGCTACGAGCTTCAGCTGAACCCGGCGCAGCAGCGGGTGCAGGTGGCCTTCTCCGGACTCGTCAGCCAGGAGACGGGCGAGGACTGGACCCAGGCCCGCCTCACGCTCAGCACCGCGCTGCCGTCCACCTTCACCGCGCTGCCGAAGCTGACCACGTGGAAGCTGGGCACCGTCGAGCGCTTCATCCCCACGGCGCGGAGGACCGACGAGCTCCCGAGCGAGCCGCCGCCGCTGCCCCGGCCCGTGACGCCGCTGGACGTGGTGGCGGAGCTGCGCCGCGAACTCCAGACGCGAGCCCAGGGGAAGGGCGCGCCGCGTCCCCCGCAGAAGGTGGTCCAGGCGTCGAGGCCGGCGCCGACGCCGACCGAGTCCAGGGAGCCGGCGCCGGGGGCTTCCCGCCCTTCGCCGACCGCGCGCGTCGCGCCGGGGGGTGATGCCTTCGTGCTGGGCAATGTCATCGATGCGCAGTCACGAACTCCCGTGGGCGACGTCGTCGTCACCGCCACCTCGCCGAGCCTGCCGGGGGAGGAGGTCACGGTGACGGACGCCCAGGGCATCTATCGGCTCCCGCCCCTGCCGCCCGGCGTCTACACGCTCCGGTTCGAGAAGGAGCAATTCAAGCCGTACGCGCGCTCGGACATCCAGGTGTGGATGCAGCGCACCGTCCGGGTGAACGTGGAGCTGCTCCCGGAGAGCCTGGGCGAGGTCGTCGAAATCTCGGGCGGGCCGCCGACCATCGACGTGGCCAGCACCAGCACCGGGGTGGGCTTCTCGCTGCATGGCGCGTCCACGTCCGACTGGCGACCGGAGCCCGTGGTGGACCGCTACGTGGGGCTGGCGCCGCCTCCAGGCTGGCGTCGTCCGGCGCTGGACTCGCAGCTGCCGGCGTCGCTCGCGGGAGGCCATGACCTGGCCTTCACCGCGCCGCGCGTGGAGACGGTGCCCAGCGGGCAGGGTGAGCGCACCATCCCGCTGCTGCTGGAGTCGTGGCCCGTGCAGGTGGAGCGCCGCGTCTTCCCCGCGCTGGCGTCGGAGGCGTACCTGGTGGCGCGGCTGAAGAGCCCGTCGCGAAGCGCGCTGCCCGGAGGCACCGCCTCGCTCTTCGTGGGAGACGACCCGTCCGGCACCGCGTCGCTCCCGCTCATCGTCCCGGGCGAGCCCTTCACGCTGCCGTTGGGCATGGACCCGGCCGTGCGCACCGCGCGCGACGTCCGGCTGGTGCAGTCGAAGGAGGGCTTCATCTCCAAGGACGACCTCAACACGTACGAAGTCACGCTGGAAGTCTCCAATCCCTATCCCTTCGCGATGCAGACGCACGTGGTGGACCAGTGGCCCCTGGGCTGGGGTGGCGACGTGGAGGCGACGCTCGTGCGCACCGAGCCCGTGGCGAGCCAGGACCCCAAGACGGGGGTGCTGCGCTGGGACGTGGTGGTTCCCGCCTCCAGCAAGAAGACGCTCACCTTCGAGTACCGCCTGAAGCGCCCCCAGAACTGGAAGCTCACCCAGTAGCCGCGAGGAGCCACCATGACCTTGTTCCCCTTGTCCCTCCTGGTGCTCGCCGCCGCGCCCCAGGTGTCCTCCGTCGTCGTCTATCCGGACCGGGCCCACGTCACGCGCACCCAGGACGTGACGTGCCGTGGCGCCACCACCGCCGTCTTCGAGCACGTGCCGGAGGCCGCCTCGCGCGAGAGCTTCCGAGCGCGGGCCCCCGGCGCGGACCTGGAGGGCCTCACCGCCGAGCGCCAGACGCTCGAGCAGCAACTGGCCGCGGAGCGCCGCGAGTGGAAGTCGCGCTGGGAGGTGCTGGGCCAGGAGGAGCTCGCGCTGGACGCGGCCTCCGAGCGGGTGGGCACGCTGGAGCGGCTCTCGGAGGGCTACACGGACGTGGCCGTGGACCACGTCACGCGGGAGTTGACGGGCCGCAAGCCGGACACGCGCGCGTGGGCCTCGGCGTTCGACGCGGCCTTGTCGGTGCGGATGCGCGCGGTGAAGGAGTCGTGGGAGCTGGCGGAGAAGCGCCGCGAGCTCAAGCAGCGCCGCGACCAGGTCTCCGCGCAGCTCTCGCGGCTGGGGACCGAGGCCTCGCGCGCCGAGTACCGGGTGGAGGTGCGCCTGTCGTGCCCCGAGGGGAAGAAGACCCGGGTGTCGCTGACGTACCTGGTGGGTGGCAGCTCCTGGGAGCCCAGCTACGAGGCGCGCGCGGACGAGGCCTCGGGCACGGTGGAGCTGACGGCGCTCGCCACGGTGCGCCAGCAGACGGGCGAGGACTGGTCGGGCGCGAAGCTCCTGCTCTCCACGGCGCTGCCTCGCAAGAACGCCACGCCGCCGGAGATGGCGCCGCTGCTCGTCCGGGCGCTGAAGCAGCCCAAGGAGCGCCAGGTGCTCACGGCGCGTCAGGAGGCGCGGCAATCCGTGGAGGGCGGTGTCGAGGGAGCCGCGT
This region includes:
- a CDS encoding EGF domain-containing protein; translated protein: MDFSRRATMWRMLGAVLLCTVLGACGANPQEEETLEGESESPLEDTQSEESAELAVVDPYADAATPSGLNVVLNPNNAVGAPDGQRATVLSILGGSLLLDMGQGEEGRGPLRIHYGGLTLTVLFTVDFLSADRTVIATGQANLIQLGVGRFSVDVPYSNATPYRYVRLNRALAGLYLIDAVETTGPLCGDGRVSTGESCDDGNRTANDGCSTICQVEPGYTCQGTPSVCTDVNECTNGTAQCSVNATCTNTPGSYTCTCKAGYSGNGRTCNDINECTNGTSQCSTNATCTNTPGSYTCACKAGYSGNGRTCYDINECTNGTAQCSVNATCSNTQGSYRCSCKAGYSGDGRTCNDVNECTNGTSQCSVNATCSNTQGSYTCACKTGYSGDGRTCNDVNECTNGTSQCSVNATCSNTQGSYNCTCKAGYSGNGRTCNDINECTAGTHTCTPGQRCVNQPGGFDCIPGSCPPPQVKCGAACVNANTDPANCGCCGNTCGAGKTCTNGVCGARAPLGAPLGVTASWEREQDQDLIVRTPNGELLAYGPAKAGALAPSGPEGTPPSGTYFICLKSTSFEASPTDDTPVPYSLTVKRQGQADHVLRGVFLGADADSLCGADHPALIEAIIYP
- a CDS encoding polyphosphate kinase 2 family protein; the encoded protein is MQLITSASQGAKVRLEKLPTTPPKHEQKTDAKAEFEALGEELFDLQDLMWGSRLNSVLIVLQGRDTAGKDGTIKHVVGSLNPRGVSVASFAAPTLEEREHDFLWRIHRHTPRLGETAIFNRSHYEDVLAVRVHELAPPSLWKERYGHILDFEEMLVEHGTLVLKFFLHISREEQEQRLMDREKEPRKAWKISAGDWEDRKHWADYTRAYQDVFARTSTKQAPWCIVPSDAKWYRNLVVARAVVAALRPHRERWQARLDALGAEKKAELKAWRRKR
- a CDS encoding mucoidy inhibitor MuiA family protein yields the protein MLLLGLGWAVSQLLHASTEAPITDVTVYSDRARVVRTVSLQVSGTERLELPLLPEAVDPDSIQVEAEGARVASVEVRAAQPSPFPVTEATRLLSTLDRLGDELSRVSAEHVAHQRQVAALGRIQPKEPGEDSDGANGALAPGGWSASAAFLVDLRTKREARMRELEARMQVLRNELDDRQVDAGRLGALPSPRGFEVRVALTGSGAAKVRLSYLVLQQARWYPRYELQLNPAQQRVQVAFSGLVSQETGEDWTQARLTLSTALPSTFTALPKLTTWKLGTVERFIPTARRTDELPSEPPPLPRPVTPLDVVAELRRELQTRAQGKGAPRPPQKVVQASRPAPTPTESREPAPGASRPSPTARVAPGGDAFVLGNVIDAQSRTPVGDVVVTATSPSLPGEEVTVTDAQGIYRLPPLPPGVYTLRFEKEQFKPYARSDIQVWMQRTVRVNVELLPESLGEVVEISGGPPTIDVASTSTGVGFSLHGASTSDWRPEPVVDRYVGLAPPPGWRRPALDSQLPASLAGGHDLAFTAPRVETVPSGQGERTIPLLLESWPVQVERRVFPALASEAYLVARLKSPSRSALPGGTASLFVGDDPSGTASLPLIVPGEPFTLPLGMDPAVRTARDVRLVQSKEGFISKDDLNTYEVTLEVSNPYPFAMQTHVVDQWPLGWGGDVEATLVRTEPVASQDPKTGVLRWDVVVPASSKKTLTFEYRLKRPQNWKLTQ
- a CDS encoding mucoidy inhibitor MuiA family protein codes for the protein MTLFPLSLLVLAAAPQVSSVVVYPDRAHVTRTQDVTCRGATTAVFEHVPEAASRESFRARAPGADLEGLTAERQTLEQQLAAERREWKSRWEVLGQEELALDAASERVGTLERLSEGYTDVAVDHVTRELTGRKPDTRAWASAFDAALSVRMRAVKESWELAEKRRELKQRRDQVSAQLSRLGTEASRAEYRVEVRLSCPEGKKTRVSLTYLVGGSSWEPSYEARADEASGTVELTALATVRQQTGEDWSGAKLLLSTALPRKNATPPEMAPLLVRALKQPKERQVLTARQEARQSVEGGVEGAASSGEGPRAVSQGVSVQWEAEEAARVPGDGVAVRVVLGRHRLPAEFSWRTVPKLHPVVFRVARLANTTSFPLLPGEVSLFRGTGFLGRQRLERVASGLPFELTFGIEEALRVTRTTVEEVKRPQGLFGGKQRFRYAYRFQLTNLRERAEKVVLSEHIPVSELDDVKVEVAPESTAGLSLTKDDGIATWQVALAPAETRTLELVFHVDAPSSYVSGGL